From Bdellovibrio bacteriovorus, a single genomic window includes:
- a CDS encoding HU family DNA-binding protein: MNKAQLVELVAEKTKSTKSQSEQILDATLKVIQEALKKGDEVKLVGFGTFSRSARKPRQGRNPKTGETVKIPSAYVPRFKPGKDLKDALN, translated from the coding sequence ATGAATAAAGCGCAATTGGTCGAACTTGTAGCTGAAAAAACCAAGTCGACAAAAAGTCAATCTGAACAGATTCTCGACGCCACCCTCAAAGTGATTCAGGAAGCACTCAAAAAAGGTGATGAAGTAAAACTTGTCGGTTTTGGCACGTTCTCGCGCAGCGCCCGAAAACCCCGCCAAGGCAGAAATCCAAAAACCGGCGAAACGGTTAAAATTCCCAGTGCCTATGTTCCCCGTTTCAAACCAGGCAAAGACCTAAAAGACGCTCTAAACTAA
- a CDS encoding outer membrane protein assembly factor BamD, with amino-acid sequence MKNQNAFFIVFCLSLTVGILGAYASFVGYFNGHEQYELKLAHLQKQVEKEKFNNSLLSYQLKDFQQTVAQVLPDDKKLQAKYELENLSSVVRSPASEDSLDLSGVFFEKGKKYFNNQDYEKAIGEFNKLLDKYPLSQHVVESHFFIAESYFLKKDFRNSLSQIDSMVTLFPQHELTGFILLRMGQISEFNNQSEEASEIYKTVFKNFKNEDLKKQARKLAQSVEYK; translated from the coding sequence ATGAAGAATCAAAACGCTTTTTTCATAGTTTTTTGCTTGTCACTGACAGTGGGTATCCTGGGGGCGTACGCCTCTTTTGTGGGCTACTTCAATGGTCACGAACAGTATGAATTAAAGCTCGCACATCTGCAGAAACAGGTGGAAAAAGAGAAATTCAACAACTCTCTTTTAAGTTATCAGTTGAAGGACTTTCAACAAACCGTAGCTCAAGTTCTTCCTGATGATAAAAAACTTCAAGCAAAGTATGAGCTTGAAAATCTTTCTTCCGTGGTCAGATCTCCGGCCAGTGAAGACTCCTTGGATCTTTCCGGAGTTTTCTTTGAAAAGGGAAAGAAATACTTTAACAATCAAGACTATGAGAAGGCGATTGGGGAGTTTAATAAACTTCTAGATAAGTATCCGCTTTCTCAGCACGTGGTCGAGTCGCACTTTTTTATTGCTGAAAGTTATTTCCTTAAAAAAGACTTCCGCAACAGCCTTTCCCAAATTGACTCTATGGTGACGCTGTTTCCGCAGCATGAACTGACGGGCTTTATTCTTTTAAGAATGGGGCAGATCAGTGAGTTCAATAATCAGAGTGAAGAAGCTTCTGAAATCTATAAAACCGTTTTTAAGAATTTCAAAAATGAGGATCTTAAAAAGCAGGCCCGTAAACTAGCGCAGAGTGTAGAATACAAATGA
- the pyk gene encoding pyruvate kinase, which translates to MLADRRAKIVATIGPSTRDEKNLAKAIKAGMNVARLNFSHGSHEDHLKVIHSLRKLTQELRAPVAILQDLQGPKIRVGKFEKGSIEIKPGEQLIITTDAVLGTTGLIPSDFKELPLACSPGTRILLDDGLMELKVLKVRGNEVDAEVVYGGILKDRKGMNLPGVNLPVECMTPKDLEDLEFGIANKVDYIALSFVRHARDIRKLREIIESRKSNAKIVAKIEMVEALENLEEICRLSDVVMVARGDLAVEVGQSRLPGFQKRIIQVCNQLGRPVITATQMLDSMVENPRPTRAEITDVANAVLDGSDALMLSAESASGKYPFKCIRTMHEIITEVERNEEEYYKLSLESEFLSTPASIAASASLSALKLNATAIVCLTTSGKTANIISGFRPKARVISVTQHMEVLNSMELMWGIQTHVIKPYKTMEDILSQIDQLMVTHGLAKTGDRVILTLGQPIAQGAKTNSIYVHTVNGEQYSKLPDDQLPLRCQADPNIE; encoded by the coding sequence ATGTTAGCAGATCGTCGCGCAAAAATTGTGGCCACTATCGGGCCATCTACTCGTGATGAAAAGAACTTAGCAAAAGCAATTAAGGCGGGCATGAACGTGGCTCGCCTTAATTTTTCCCACGGCAGTCATGAAGATCACCTTAAAGTGATTCATTCACTGCGAAAACTAACCCAAGAATTAAGAGCTCCCGTTGCCATTTTGCAGGATCTTCAAGGTCCGAAAATTCGCGTGGGTAAATTTGAAAAAGGCTCTATCGAAATCAAGCCGGGTGAACAGTTGATTATCACCACGGATGCTGTTTTGGGAACAACCGGTCTTATTCCTTCTGATTTTAAAGAACTTCCTTTGGCGTGCTCTCCCGGGACACGCATTCTTCTTGATGACGGCTTGATGGAACTTAAAGTTTTGAAAGTGCGTGGCAATGAAGTCGATGCTGAAGTGGTTTATGGTGGCATTCTGAAAGACCGTAAAGGAATGAATCTTCCGGGCGTAAATCTGCCCGTAGAATGTATGACGCCGAAAGATCTTGAAGATCTGGAATTCGGTATTGCAAACAAAGTGGATTACATCGCTTTGAGTTTCGTGCGTCACGCCAGAGACATTCGTAAACTTCGTGAAATTATTGAATCAAGAAAATCCAATGCCAAGATCGTTGCGAAAATTGAAATGGTGGAAGCTCTAGAGAATCTAGAAGAAATCTGCCGTTTGAGTGACGTCGTCATGGTCGCACGCGGTGACTTGGCGGTGGAAGTAGGGCAAAGCCGTCTTCCTGGTTTCCAAAAACGCATTATTCAAGTGTGCAACCAATTGGGTAGACCGGTGATCACTGCGACTCAAATGCTCGACAGCATGGTTGAAAATCCTCGTCCCACCAGAGCGGAAATCACGGACGTTGCGAACGCTGTTTTAGATGGTTCTGATGCTTTGATGCTTTCGGCGGAATCTGCCAGCGGTAAGTATCCGTTTAAGTGTATTCGCACGATGCATGAGATTATCACGGAAGTGGAACGCAACGAGGAAGAGTACTACAAGCTTTCGCTTGAAAGTGAATTCCTCAGTACACCAGCTTCTATCGCAGCCAGTGCTTCTTTGAGTGCTTTAAAACTGAATGCGACGGCCATTGTCTGCTTAACAACGTCAGGCAAAACCGCAAACATCATCTCGGGATTCCGTCCTAAAGCGCGCGTGATTTCAGTCACTCAGCATATGGAAGTTTTAAATTCCATGGAGCTGATGTGGGGCATTCAGACTCACGTGATTAAGCCTTATAAAACGATGGAAGACATCTTAAGTCAGATCGACCAATTGATGGTCACTCACGGTTTAGCTAAGACCGGCGACCGCGTGATCCTGACATTGGGTCAACCTATCGCTCAAGGCGCAAAAACCAATTCGATCTACGTTCACACGGTAAACGGGGAGCAGTACTCAAAACTCCCTGACGATCAATTGCCACTGCGCTGCCAAGCCGATCCCAACATCGAGTAA
- a CDS encoding Crp/Fnr family transcriptional regulator → MAEQKKVAKDTYLFREGDAPDAMYIVKSGGFAVTKTKGNTEIVLAEIAPGAMVGEMALFDNKPRSANVKATKESEVIALPYDSLTKQMEQLPVWVRAIMKTLNENMREANKKIKILENSNPDEERFPPHIVNKYISILNLVGNKYGKEESPGTLAFSSVLIRNYTIQIFQEATNKMQSVVNALTDLGYLKQEDRGDGSQKITNLKPQELFSFVDWYNEWLFKQEKDRLPAMTDQEVNVLNGILHFARKVEPNHKGLYKVDLNEVQNESMKELGNLIRPDDVNSLIEKKYLTEKIMDEKGVYIMVELPYVEPMARNWSIVNNLKKKLR, encoded by the coding sequence GTGGCAGAGCAGAAAAAGGTGGCTAAAGATACTTATCTATTCCGTGAAGGTGATGCCCCTGATGCGATGTACATTGTGAAATCCGGCGGCTTCGCCGTGACGAAAACAAAAGGGAACACTGAAATTGTTTTGGCAGAAATTGCTCCTGGCGCGATGGTGGGCGAGATGGCTCTATTCGACAACAAACCTCGCAGTGCCAATGTCAAAGCCACAAAAGAATCTGAAGTCATCGCACTTCCCTACGACTCATTAACAAAACAAATGGAGCAATTGCCTGTATGGGTGCGCGCGATCATGAAAACTCTGAATGAGAACATGCGCGAAGCGAACAAGAAAATCAAAATTCTTGAAAATTCAAATCCCGATGAAGAGCGCTTCCCGCCGCACATTGTGAATAAGTACATTTCTATTTTAAATCTTGTGGGGAATAAATACGGCAAAGAAGAATCGCCAGGAACCTTGGCTTTTTCGTCTGTTCTTATTCGCAACTACACGATTCAAATTTTTCAAGAAGCCACAAACAAAATGCAAAGTGTGGTGAACGCTCTGACAGATCTTGGCTATCTGAAACAAGAAGACCGTGGCGATGGTTCACAAAAAATCACAAATCTAAAACCTCAGGAGTTATTCTCGTTCGTTGATTGGTATAACGAATGGCTTTTCAAACAAGAAAAAGACCGCCTACCTGCAATGACCGACCAAGAGGTGAATGTTCTTAATGGCATCTTGCACTTCGCGCGTAAAGTAGAGCCCAATCACAAAGGCCTTTACAAAGTCGACTTAAACGAAGTGCAAAATGAATCCATGAAAGAGCTAGGAAACCTCATCCGCCCCGACGATGTGAATTCTTTGATTGAGAAAAAATATCTCACCGAAAAAATCATGGACGAAAAAGGAGTCTACATCATGGTAGAACTCCCTTACGTAGAGCCGATGGCTCGCAACTGGTCGATCGTAAACAACCTTAAGAAAAAACTCCGCTAA
- a CDS encoding CoA transferase subunit B, producing the protein MPLTREQIAQRIAQEVEDGYCVNLGIGIPTLVANYIPSDKFVMLQSENGLLGMGPFPFEKDIDPDLINAGKQTVTALPGASFFSSADSFAMIRGGHVDLTVLGAMEVDEEGSIANWMVPGKMVKGMGGAMDLVAGARNVIVAMQHTDKEGNSKLRTKCTLPLTGVKCIKKIVSDFGVIEVTPQGFVLKEYAPDLSPEKVLAATEGKMTIAPDCKAMTF; encoded by the coding sequence ATGCCATTAACTCGTGAACAAATCGCTCAACGTATTGCTCAAGAAGTGGAAGATGGCTATTGCGTGAATTTAGGAATTGGTATTCCTACTTTGGTTGCAAACTACATCCCTTCCGACAAGTTCGTTATGTTACAAAGCGAAAACGGTCTTTTAGGAATGGGGCCTTTCCCATTTGAAAAAGACATCGATCCTGACTTGATCAACGCTGGCAAACAAACTGTGACAGCACTTCCAGGAGCCAGTTTCTTTTCAAGTGCCGACAGCTTTGCGATGATTCGTGGGGGCCACGTGGACTTAACAGTTCTTGGCGCCATGGAAGTCGACGAAGAAGGCAGCATTGCCAACTGGATGGTTCCAGGAAAAATGGTCAAAGGCATGGGCGGAGCAATGGATTTAGTCGCTGGTGCTCGCAACGTGATCGTGGCTATGCAACACACGGATAAAGAAGGAAATTCAAAACTTCGCACGAAGTGCACTCTGCCTTTAACGGGCGTAAAGTGTATTAAAAAAATCGTGAGTGATTTCGGCGTGATCGAAGTCACACCTCAAGGTTTTGTGTTGAAGGAATATGCTCCAGATTTATCTCCGGAAAAAGTTCTGGCGGCGACAGAAGGTAAAATGACTATCGCTCCGGATTGCAAAGCGATGACATTCTAA
- a CDS encoding CoA transferase subunit A, with protein sequence MSKKVFTDAKSALFDVKDNMTLVLGGFGLCGIPENCIAALRDMGVKGLTCVSNNAGVDDFGLGQLLQNRQIKKMISSYVGENALFEKLYMSGELELEFCPQGTLAERIRAGGAGIAGFYTPTGVGTLVAEGKEIKNFDGRAYVLERGIKGDFAFVKAWKGDKFGNLVFRKTARNFNPMAATAGKITVAEVEELVEVGELDPDQIHTPGVYVQRIFKGANYEKRIEQKTVRKG encoded by the coding sequence ATGAGCAAAAAAGTTTTTACTGATGCAAAGAGTGCGCTCTTTGACGTTAAAGACAACATGACTTTAGTTCTTGGGGGATTCGGCCTTTGCGGAATCCCTGAAAACTGCATCGCGGCTCTTCGTGACATGGGAGTCAAAGGTCTTACTTGCGTTTCTAACAACGCCGGTGTTGACGACTTCGGCTTAGGTCAGCTTTTGCAAAATCGCCAGATCAAAAAAATGATTTCATCTTATGTCGGTGAAAACGCATTGTTTGAAAAACTCTATATGAGTGGCGAACTGGAACTTGAATTCTGCCCTCAAGGAACTTTGGCTGAAAGAATTCGCGCGGGTGGCGCAGGTATCGCTGGATTCTACACTCCAACTGGAGTGGGAACCCTGGTTGCTGAAGGAAAAGAAATTAAAAACTTCGACGGTCGTGCTTACGTCCTTGAACGCGGAATCAAAGGTGACTTTGCTTTCGTCAAAGCTTGGAAGGGCGATAAATTCGGAAACTTGGTTTTCCGTAAAACCGCACGCAACTTCAATCCTATGGCTGCAACAGCCGGTAAAATCACAGTTGCTGAAGTTGAAGAGTTGGTTGAAGTGGGCGAATTAGATCCCGATCAAATTCACACTCCGGGTGTTTACGTACAGCGCATTTTCAAAGGTGCAAACTACGAAAAACGCATCGAACAAAAAACTGTGAGAAAGGGATAA
- a CDS encoding thiolase family protein, translating to MENVVIVSSVRTPVASFQGGFSSLPAPKLGAIAIKEAITRAGVSADEIDECIMGEVLTAGVGQAPARQAAIFAGLKNTTPCMTINKVCGSGLKAVMLAADSIALGNTKIAVAGGQENMTLAPHLLENSRSGYRMGPTQMTDSMIKDGLWDPYNNFHMGSAAEICVKEHNFTREQQDAFAIDSYKKAQDAWNKNLFKNEIVPVTIEGKKGPVTVDKDEEPFNTNFDKIPGLKPAFDKAGTITAANASKINDGAAAHVLMSESEAKKRGLKPIAKIVAHGTFAHEPKYFTTAPVGAIKKALAKANLNVGDIDMWEINEAFAVVTQVAMKELEIPAEKVNVHGGAVAIGHPIGASGARILATLVHGLHTHNKRYGLATLCIGGGEAVALIVEKA from the coding sequence ATGGAAAATGTCGTAATTGTGAGCAGCGTAAGAACTCCTGTGGCTTCGTTTCAAGGAGGTTTCTCTTCTCTTCCTGCACCAAAGCTCGGTGCGATTGCAATCAAAGAAGCGATCACTCGCGCGGGTGTTTCCGCTGACGAAATTGATGAGTGCATCATGGGTGAGGTTTTGACTGCAGGCGTAGGACAAGCTCCGGCTCGTCAAGCCGCGATCTTCGCCGGTTTGAAAAACACAACACCTTGTATGACGATCAATAAAGTGTGCGGCTCGGGTCTTAAAGCTGTGATGCTAGCGGCAGATTCTATTGCTCTTGGTAATACAAAAATTGCGGTAGCTGGCGGTCAAGAAAACATGACATTGGCTCCGCACCTACTAGAAAACTCACGCTCTGGATACCGCATGGGTCCAACACAGATGACCGACTCTATGATCAAAGACGGTCTTTGGGATCCCTACAACAACTTCCACATGGGAAGTGCGGCAGAGATCTGCGTGAAAGAGCATAACTTCACTCGCGAACAACAAGATGCTTTCGCGATTGATTCTTACAAAAAAGCGCAAGACGCTTGGAACAAAAACCTTTTCAAAAACGAAATCGTTCCTGTAACGATTGAAGGCAAAAAAGGTCCTGTGACTGTGGATAAAGACGAAGAGCCGTTTAACACGAACTTCGATAAAATCCCAGGCTTGAAGCCTGCTTTCGACAAAGCCGGAACTATCACGGCAGCCAATGCTTCTAAAATCAACGACGGAGCTGCGGCTCACGTCTTGATGTCTGAAAGCGAAGCTAAAAAACGTGGTTTGAAACCGATTGCAAAAATCGTCGCTCACGGCACATTCGCTCATGAACCAAAATACTTCACAACAGCTCCTGTTGGCGCGATCAAAAAAGCTTTGGCTAAAGCAAACTTGAACGTCGGCGACATCGACATGTGGGAGATCAACGAAGCTTTCGCGGTCGTTACACAAGTGGCGATGAAAGAACTAGAAATCCCTGCTGAAAAAGTGAACGTGCACGGTGGTGCGGTGGCTATCGGTCACCCAATCGGTGCTTCAGGTGCGCGCATTCTTGCGACATTAGTTCACGGTCTTCACACTCACAACAAACGTTATGGTCTAGCAACTCTTTGTATCGGTGGCGGTGAAGCCGTTGCTTTGATCGTAGAAAAAGCGTAG
- a CDS encoding DUF4097 family beta strand repeat-containing protein: protein MSAISIILAHLLFQPVMAATFEVPVTDGDRLVLKGLEAQVQVVGQGGNSLKVSGVDEASTEGVFVVTKKNNIIEVKMNEYAGKKNWLNILPKSGTQMRKIEIWGAAVPTEIHLRGGSVVAQKWNKDLKVSVAQGRVSSLNGSGSLNIYVQKGDVSVSDHVGKVDADSYSGTMALKNIQGDVSASLFSGQLQIEKVRGFLTLATQQSNSKINQGTGTIQFENGRGALNIQGFQGRMEGQNQEGSVNVTMTLDSELDVKAKSGRVNVQVPASSGMSLNLMTVEGEIVVPSELKVTKLSAEKSVRGRLRGDAQRGSVFVRSQDGTISVK from the coding sequence ATGTCAGCGATCAGTATCATTCTCGCTCATCTTCTTTTTCAGCCGGTTATGGCTGCAACATTTGAAGTTCCCGTCACTGACGGCGATCGTCTGGTCCTCAAAGGATTAGAAGCCCAGGTGCAAGTTGTGGGACAGGGTGGTAATTCCTTGAAAGTATCTGGCGTGGATGAGGCCAGCACCGAGGGCGTATTTGTTGTTACGAAGAAGAATAATATCATCGAAGTGAAAATGAATGAATACGCTGGCAAAAAGAACTGGTTGAACATCTTGCCTAAGTCCGGCACGCAAATGAGAAAAATTGAAATCTGGGGAGCGGCAGTTCCGACAGAAATTCACTTGCGCGGCGGATCGGTTGTCGCTCAGAAATGGAATAAAGATTTGAAGGTGAGTGTCGCTCAAGGCCGCGTCAGTTCTTTAAATGGCTCAGGTTCGTTGAATATCTATGTGCAAAAGGGCGATGTGAGTGTCTCTGATCATGTGGGGAAGGTGGATGCCGACTCTTACTCGGGCACGATGGCTCTTAAAAACATTCAGGGCGATGTGAGCGCCAGCCTATTCTCTGGTCAGCTTCAGATTGAAAAAGTGCGTGGCTTCCTCACTTTGGCGACGCAGCAATCTAATAGCAAAATCAATCAGGGCACGGGAACGATTCAGTTTGAAAATGGCCGAGGCGCTTTGAATATTCAAGGATTCCAAGGTCGCATGGAAGGCCAGAACCAAGAAGGTTCCGTGAATGTGACAATGACGCTGGATTCAGAGCTGGATGTGAAAGCCAAGTCGGGCCGCGTGAATGTCCAAGTCCCTGCGTCTTCAGGAATGAGTTTAAATTTAATGACTGTCGAGGGCGAAATCGTCGTCCCTTCCGAGCTTAAAGTGACTAAATTGAGTGCAGAAAAATCTGTGCGTGGTCGTCTGCGGGGCGATGCGCAAAGGGGCAGCGTGTTTGTGCGCAGTCAAGATGGAACAATTTCAGTGAAATGA
- a CDS encoding type 1 glutamine amidotransferase, with the protein MKSLLVIQHEADTPPGTTLEWAALRGYTVHHWAPGTDAPPVKTDFDLVVICGGSMDTFEEEKHPWLVVEKEFIRKLVKNNTKIFGLCLGSQLLAEILGGSVHQHHGWEIGFVPVKTRDASTLQAFHWHRYTFELPPGAELLCEGSFCKNQAFTFGKNIMATQFHPETTEQWIRECAEEVALNKKAYTGLVQSEKDMLASLPLQKDLKHWYFDQLDQLVK; encoded by the coding sequence ATGAAAAGTCTTTTGGTTATTCAGCACGAAGCAGACACCCCACCGGGCACCACTTTAGAGTGGGCCGCGCTTCGAGGTTACACCGTTCATCACTGGGCGCCAGGAACGGACGCGCCACCCGTAAAAACAGATTTTGATCTGGTCGTTATTTGTGGTGGCTCTATGGATACTTTTGAGGAAGAAAAACATCCTTGGTTGGTTGTTGAAAAGGAATTCATTCGTAAACTTGTGAAAAATAACACCAAGATCTTTGGTTTGTGTCTTGGATCTCAACTTCTAGCAGAAATACTAGGGGGCTCCGTTCATCAACATCATGGGTGGGAGATTGGTTTTGTGCCTGTGAAAACTCGTGATGCCTCGACGTTACAAGCTTTTCATTGGCATCGTTATACTTTTGAACTTCCCCCAGGTGCAGAGCTTCTTTGTGAAGGAAGCTTTTGTAAAAATCAGGCTTTCACTTTCGGCAAAAATATTATGGCCACCCAGTTTCATCCCGAAACCACCGAGCAGTGGATTCGCGAATGTGCGGAAGAAGTGGCTCTGAATAAAAAGGCTTATACGGGGCTTGTTCAATCTGAAAAGGACATGCTGGCAAGTCTTCCTTTACAAAAGGATTTAAAACACTGGTACTTTGATCAACTGGATCAGCTGGTAAAATAA
- a CDS encoding ferric iron reductase: MSILKAAKNSLVIASIFSSHLSWAISKEMHALVRMETHSNAVATRDSGFTRLEHYEIPLKLIEADVALRSNPEFVSSLIFERDGEKFVRWVINPEDTKWYLQVEDFLKKNGIEPVRKKHFVGYMTASRSYIAVDPKSGAEFSVKVSTDRTGGNWRDKQQTWDDGKQIRLMTDFVDKQLKGQPKLEHIVLLDEPMAFGIKEIDQGMIIRSYEEVKKSGKRYVPGFSIMHEDLGRDLAKANGSKDPAAYWNEHYNKPLARALAEFYALTGMTYDSPHSQNFLVELDAKNRPTGKIVLRDFGDTYLSNEFFEAVKRTDITKAWEQSNLLKGYMSVSVGILHGNTAPSWMDIDAKKVTKNNYNGWGLDFFKEFEKEFARQTGVQLNSSKPHVSRNGLYLNKSYIMSDETAKRFLELSEKGLQRDNLMIRSCSRTLLAI, encoded by the coding sequence ATGTCTATTTTGAAGGCGGCGAAAAATTCGCTGGTAATCGCTAGTATTTTTTCATCTCACCTTTCCTGGGCCATCAGTAAAGAGATGCACGCCCTGGTTCGCATGGAAACTCATTCCAATGCGGTAGCCACTCGCGATAGCGGATTCACGCGTCTAGAACATTATGAGATTCCTTTGAAACTTATTGAAGCCGACGTAGCCCTTCGTTCAAATCCTGAATTTGTCAGTTCTCTTATCTTTGAAAGAGACGGTGAAAAGTTTGTCCGTTGGGTGATTAATCCCGAAGATACAAAATGGTATTTGCAAGTTGAAGACTTCCTTAAAAAGAACGGCATTGAGCCCGTACGTAAAAAGCATTTCGTCGGCTACATGACAGCTTCACGGAGTTATATTGCCGTGGACCCTAAGTCAGGAGCTGAGTTTTCAGTAAAAGTTTCTACGGACCGCACCGGCGGCAACTGGAGAGACAAACAACAGACCTGGGATGATGGAAAACAGATTCGTCTGATGACCGACTTCGTGGATAAACAATTAAAAGGTCAACCCAAACTAGAACACATAGTACTGCTTGATGAGCCGATGGCCTTCGGTATTAAAGAAATCGACCAAGGCATGATCATCCGCTCTTATGAAGAGGTGAAAAAATCGGGGAAACGTTATGTTCCAGGCTTTTCTATTATGCACGAAGATTTAGGAAGAGATCTTGCGAAGGCCAACGGATCTAAAGACCCCGCGGCTTATTGGAACGAACATTATAACAAACCGCTCGCCCGCGCATTGGCAGAATTTTATGCCCTCACTGGCATGACGTATGACTCCCCACACTCTCAAAACTTCTTGGTGGAGCTGGATGCGAAAAACCGCCCAACAGGTAAAATCGTTTTGCGTGATTTCGGCGACACATATCTTTCAAACGAGTTTTTCGAAGCTGTAAAACGCACAGACATCACAAAAGCTTGGGAGCAGTCGAACCTCCTTAAGGGATACATGTCCGTATCCGTGGGAATCTTACACGGAAACACAGCACCTTCTTGGATGGATATAGACGCAAAGAAAGTTACTAAAAACAACTATAATGGTTGGGGTTTGGATTTCTTCAAAGAATTCGAAAAGGAGTTTGCTCGTCAAACCGGTGTTCAACTGAACTCAAGCAAGCCCCATGTTTCACGCAATGGACTTTATTTAAATAAGAGCTACATCATGAGCGACGAAACTGCAAAACGATTCCTGGAGCTTTCAGAAAAAGGGCTTCAGCGTGACAACTTGATGATCCGCTCTTGCAGTCGCACTTTGCTAGCTATTTAA
- the miaB gene encoding tRNA (N6-isopentenyl adenosine(37)-C2)-methylthiotransferase MiaB: MENTSQNPESLQQNNDIGQGRGVYISTYGCQMNVNDTERMYSLLEMQNFTPVEKPEDASLIIINSCSVREKPVHKVYSEVGTFRKMKEKNPNLRIGVGGCVGQQEKDNLIKNQPMIDFVFGTDQIDNLPNLVARTYEGEKKIINAKFEHRAPYHIETMVRNPGVATFVNITKGCDNFCTFCVVPYTRGREKSRPLQHILTDIRHLVKRGVKEVTLLGQNVNSYKAEEGLDFADLMAKVATETDIERIRFTTSHPKDFNQKLADTMAAHQDKIMEYIHLPFQSGNSRILDRMNRNYTREHYLEKIAMLKKTIPNVVFSTDIIVGFPGETEEEFRDTVTLVEEVGFETIFAFKYSPRPFTKAAKFEDQVAEEVKTERLNRLFDAHDKMAFELVKKYEGQVMKVLVENVDREDGKIQGRSTGNKLVHFLGSKDLIGQTVNVKITKAFPAVFRGELV; this comes from the coding sequence GTGGAAAACACTTCGCAAAACCCTGAAAGCCTTCAGCAAAATAACGATATCGGTCAGGGCCGTGGTGTTTATATTTCTACCTACGGCTGCCAAATGAACGTCAACGACACCGAACGTATGTACTCTCTTTTAGAGATGCAAAACTTCACTCCGGTTGAAAAACCCGAAGACGCGTCTTTGATCATCATCAATTCTTGCAGCGTGCGTGAAAAGCCCGTGCACAAAGTTTATTCTGAAGTGGGCACTTTCAGAAAAATGAAAGAGAAAAACCCGAACCTGCGTATTGGTGTCGGTGGTTGCGTTGGTCAGCAAGAAAAAGACAACTTGATTAAGAACCAGCCGATGATTGATTTCGTATTCGGTACGGATCAAATCGACAATCTTCCTAACTTGGTGGCGAGAACTTACGAAGGTGAAAAGAAAATCATCAATGCGAAGTTTGAACACCGCGCGCCTTATCACATCGAGACCATGGTTCGTAATCCGGGTGTCGCGACATTTGTGAACATCACAAAAGGTTGCGATAATTTCTGTACGTTCTGCGTAGTACCTTACACTCGCGGTCGTGAGAAATCTCGTCCACTCCAACACATTTTGACGGACATTCGCCACTTGGTGAAGCGTGGAGTGAAAGAAGTTACTCTTCTTGGACAAAACGTAAACTCCTACAAAGCCGAAGAGGGCTTGGACTTTGCCGATTTGATGGCGAAGGTAGCGACGGAAACGGATATCGAAAGAATTCGTTTCACGACGTCTCATCCTAAAGATTTTAATCAAAAGCTCGCGGACACAATGGCGGCTCACCAAGATAAAATCATGGAGTACATCCATCTTCCATTCCAAAGCGGAAACTCACGCATCTTAGATCGCATGAATCGCAACTATACGCGTGAACACTACTTAGAAAAAATCGCGATGTTGAAGAAGACCATTCCGAATGTGGTTTTCTCGACAGACATTATCGTGGGCTTCCCCGGTGAAACAGAGGAAGAATTCCGTGACACGGTGACATTGGTTGAAGAAGTGGGCTTTGAGACGATCTTTGCCTTTAAATATTCTCCGCGTCCTTTCACAAAAGCGGCGAAATTTGAAGATCAAGTGGCTGAAGAAGTTAAGACCGAGCGCTTGAATCGCCTGTTTGATGCTCACGATAAAATGGCTTTTGAACTTGTTAAAAAGTACGAAGGCCAAGTGATGAAAGTTCTTGTTGAAAACGTGGACCGCGAAGACGGAAAGATCCAAGGTCGCAGCACGGGGAATAAACTTGTGCACTTCTTGGGTAGCAAAGATTTGATCGGTCAAACAGTGAATGTGAAAATCACAAAAGCCTTCCCGGCGGTATTCAGAGGAGAGTTAGTTTAA